The nucleotide window ATAACTATAGCCAGGTtgcttcatctctccatcccaaTCCACAATGACTGTGTTATTAAATGTCCACTGAACAAAATCCTTGTGTCCATTTGGTTTGGTTCCAGGTAGAGTGATGGACTGTCCTTCTATTCCATTCATAGTATCTGTGGAATGCAAGTGAATTTAACAACCATAAACCACACATCTTTAAAAAATATTACCAAATACACAATAATACTTAAGTTTCTACCCTTTGTGCTAACAGTAATCTAttaatttaatctaatctatCTATTCATTCCAAGAACATCGGTCTGTATCCGTTGATCCAGTGGTAGTTAATTTCAATGCATTAAAGCATAACCTATCCACCATCAGATGTATTGGGATAACAGGTCTCTATTCCCAGATGAGGGGGAGATATAGACAATCTACTCCTCAGAAGAGAAgctttttatatacagtatatacacttgACATATTCAATGGAGAATCATTCCTGTGTAGGCCTGCGAAAATGCATCGTAGATCCAATGAGAAAGAGTGGGACTTACCGCTGTGTGTGTTGCCGAGGAGGGTCATGAGGAGGAAAAGCTGCACTTTCATTTTGGCCTTTATGGAGAAAAGTTCGACGAATGCTTTCTATCTTTTCTATGTCTGTCACTTCCTTCTACTTGTGCAGGCTAGAGATGGAGATACCAGATACACACCTCTTGAATCTCAAAGATGGGAAGGAATGGGTGGCACATCATTGGACACACTGACTTCTGCAAGCATGGGATGAGTCAGAGCATTTCCAGAAAAACTTTGTCAAGATGTACAAACGTgcatgtggatttgtgtgtttttttttttaaagttggtATATCATGATTATTGGGGGTATTTTtgtaattacttgtattttaattaaatacatttttcacatcagtATTTAGTATTTTATGTTGCTACATTTTATAAGCCAGTAtttgtaatttgtaacaaaatagtttttgaataGTATTTGTGCCCAACTCTGTCGATAAGGAAATAAATCGAAGGTGAATGACCGCAAAGACTTGAACCATCTAAAATACCTCATGACTTTATTGCATTTAGTGTGTCTTTATTGCGGTTCCTTCATTGGAAGTCAGAGTATGTTGGCCAAACAAATGAATATGTAAATATACTGAAATAAACTCCCTCCAAATATGGTTTTGACAAAGAGACAGGCAATGGCATTAGCTGTGTGAAACATTATTGGCTTTAATGCAGTAAAACGTTTCAATAACCTGAACAACAACCTTAATCGATAATTGTGAAAGCAAGTGGCAGTTGAACTGAGTCAAGCAGTTGAGTCGCTGTCTTGTGTTAGTatggcgtacacacacacacacaccagtgtagcTCATCTGGCCTTCACTGCTGTGAACCTCAGCAATGTAACAATTGCCCACACGGTCACATAATTGCTCTTTCTGTTCCTTTTCAATAtatacatataggcctattacaAACCCCAAATACATTTGGGGCTTTCATTGCTGACTTACAATTTACTCAATATACCAGTGGTGACGGCAGAGATACTggtattattatgattattttgACATTGATTCAACATTTTGAGCGAGTGCAACATATGCTTGGATTGTTGTGCAGCCGGGGCCCTCTAGTTCCAGTTCTGAAAGAACTGCTTGAAGATGACGGTCTCTCTGCCCTGGGGAAGGATCTCCACCTGCAGGCAATGCACAGTAAAGACACTTACATCacgacacacacctgcacacacctgcacacacctaTACCCGCCTAAACACTTTACCTGCACTTGACTGCTTGTGGTGTAACACTAATCTAGAAATAAAGATTGCTGTATTGGTCTGTTTTGAATAATATTGTGAAGTATTCATGTTGTCATGTGGAAAATACCTAATTACCTAATTCAGAAATATCAATGCTTATTACTGATAaagataataatgatatatctGAGTAAGATATAGATCAGGCTAACTTTTAATCATTAATTTATACAGTTAATACCACATTATTCACAGGATAGAGATCAGTATGCCTTGCCTTCCCCATGCCATGGGCCTTTACTGACCTGAGTTTTCATTCTTTGGTAGTTCATTTGCTGGATGAAATCATCAGCCATCTTTAGAGCTTCCCGCTTCTCCTCAGCATTGGCTCCCATTCCTGTCAATCATGTAATatgttaaaataaaatacaattacAAAGGAAAACTCAAACGCCTCCTGCTCTCAGTTTAAATGTGCAATAACATGAAACATTGATCACTTACGGTGGATTTACATACTTTTTAGGAGATAGTGTGATGCATACAGGgaagaatttcaaaatgtttcactcacctttccacACAAAAATTTTCCCATTGGCTCCATTGTCAAGAATAAAGCAGTCATCACGCACCAGGAGGTCCTTGGCAAACGGGCTTTTCTCCGACACTTTAGAGAGCTTCATCGACCCTGTTGCATCAGACACCTAAAGGAGCACAAACAGTCCTTATCTAGGCTTTCATACGGAAATCCTAACAAAGTCATTCTATGTACCACGTAAACAGGCATGAGTATAAGCAAGCGTaaggcagggatcacactgGCTGGTTTCGTATTGTTCACTAGCAAGTtacctattgttctctatgatCGGCAGTGGAACGGTGGCAGCTCTAGCGTAACGATAACACGGAACAAGCTGAGCggtgaacttggttcaacttccaAAGCCAGTGTATTCAATGAGAACGAGATAGAACGTATTATGGCCTGAGTGTATTGTGTTCCGCTTACTGCTGCCGCTTGCAGTTGGCCAGTGTGATTCCTACCCAAATGACTTTCTAAATCACTCAATTGTATATCCTCCCCAAAACACAATTAATATTTAAAGTGTAGAGGGTTTCGTTGAGCAGGGCGTTGCCTAAATACCTTGTAGAGGGAGGCGGTGTTAGAGGCATCAGCTTTGCTGTCCTCTTCTGGAGTGCTCTCTTTCAGCTCTGGCACTGGGCCCAGCACCTGTCAATCACAAACGACAAGAGCCAGATGCAAGGGGTTACAACTCACGAATGTGCCAAAGATACAATACAATATTCTTAATACTGCTGCTGATAAGCCACACACTAGACTGGAATATTGTAACATTCATTACATGAGCCATAGTGTCTTTAATAACTGCCTAAGTATGGCAATAATACTCTATCTAAATTGGTCGACAGAGCTTGACACAAAATAATCCATACTAACATGTAGTGATTTGTGGAGTAACCATCACTATATTACAAGAAGAACAACTAAAAgctaaaagtaaagtaaagtaaagtaaagtaaagtaaagtaaagtaaagtaaagtaaagtaaagtaaagtaaagtaaagtagaAAGTAGAGGATTGAGTGATCGTCAGGAGGCCTGAGGTTCAGGAGGAGCACCTGCAGCATCTCGGGcggctcctctccctctgtgacgTTGGTGATCTGGGCTTTGCCGTGTCGCTCCGTGTCCCGGATCAGTGTGGCAATCTCTCGCACCTTCTGCTTTTCAAAGATGTTGGCCTGCGAGCCAACCCAGGATAGGATGGtctgagagcaagagagggtcATTTCCTTAGTGAGCATTTTCAAAGACAAAGCAAAGTGCCGATACTGTGCCTGCATCCAAAATATTTACAGGTGCTAGATCAAAACTGAAACTGAAGGTTTCAATCTGTTCCTAGAGGGTTTTCCAGTTTAAAACTGAAGTAAAGTTTGAAATGAAAATTAATTGGactttgaattggaattggaattggaagtGTAATGCTCTACAAAATGTTGACTTTGTCCATAAGGtaccattagctcaatgttgttttcGATGCCACTGGGAATGCCTAAGGAACACTcctgtttgtttatgcagttgaaagggtctatattaATTCATGTGCAACATTTGCTTATGAATTACCGTTACAAATTAATTAAAGTTTCTGGGAGCTTCTAACACAGTGTTAAGAGATTCCCATTTAAAGTCATTTGCCATTAAAAACATGCAGTATGCATTTGCATGTTGTGCCTGGTGGCCTGGCACACTAGAAAACTCCACATGACCCTATCCTAGTGTCCTCAGAAGAAATGCTCGGAATTTCAGAGTCAGAAGAACTGGGATTTGCTTCTAATCCCATAGTCAGAATCAGAGTCTTTCTCTGGTTCTGGGCTCTAGTCAGAATCACGCAGGCATTCTAGAGGGCTATTTGTTCTGCATGAATACAGGCATGCATTCCATTAGCGATGTCAGTCTGAAAGAGCCCTAGTGTCCTTCTTACATTCCCCAGGTCCAGGATGAAGCAGTCCCCTTTGTTGAAGCTGTCCCAGCTCAGCTCCACCTCTTTGGCCCGGATGTTCCGCTTGCCTTTGATCTGGTACAACCTCTGGATAGGACCCGAGCCCGACTGGGCTCTCCTGAAACCGGACTCCACTCCTCCTTCctacgagagggagagagagagagagagagagagagagaggagtgaggcgTCGTTTGGGCCGCTGTAAAAAATGACCTAATCATATTGATTATTAACATTCATGCTAATTTCTTATCTTGCAAGATGGCAGAGTTTGGCTTACCAGCAAAACAAGTCATGTTGGATTGTATGAAAAAGACACAGATGGAACAAATGTGCATCATCATCCTTTTTTTAAATCTATAATGACCCATGAGCCAGCTGTTATAGTAGCACAGGCCACGATACACACAGACCTCACACCAAACGAAATTCAAGTTATTTGAAGTGGAGAAACGAATGAAATACACACCGGAAAACACTACAAGATTTAAATAGCCTGCTATTTAAATATGGTTTTGTAAAATGcatgtatttacagtaaatatCTCTAGCCATCAAATGTATGAGAAGGTGTCAGGTCTTTAACATTAATAAATTCACACCATGCAGGCAACACCCATATTATAAGTAGAAAGATCAAGAGGGTGTAAAGAAAGTGGCAAACACATTTGTGGACAGCGCTATTAAGTGTCCACTTAATGGATGGATGTTTACCAGGAAGAGCTTTTTTTCAGACTGATCACCCAAAATGTCTTGATCATTATCTAAACTAAACTTGGCTGTTCTTGACCATGAAGGCCTCGGGAAACATGACGTTATGAAATCCAGCTTTTACACTTTATCTCTACTCATCAAATGTACAAGAAAGTGTCAGGTCTTTAACACGAATAAACTCACAGCATGCAACGCTCACATTATCGAGTCGAGAGATCATGTGGTCATAAAGAGGAAGATGAGCAGGAAAGTGATACACACATTTGTGGGCACCGCTAAACAGCAGTTAAAAGTGCAAATTGCGTGCTCACCCACAAGAGCTCCTTACTGACACATCACCCAAAATATCCTGATCATAGTAGTAAAAACTAATGAAACATTTTAAACTGAGAGATAGGGGTTGGTTTGTTATTGAACATGAAGGCCTCGGGGGTTATGAAATCCAGTTAGTACacatattttacttttattacaGCTACTTTTTAGAATACTCATCAACCCTGTaatgcacagcacacaaacagttGGAGATTAAATAGCAAACAGTGACATTCATTCCAGTTCATTCAGAATCACCTAAATATTTAAGAGAACTTGCTGCCAACACAAAATCAACAAAATGTCCTAAATCCATTTATCATACAGTCTTCATAAGGGTGCTTATAATTCTGAATGGCCTTCATCACAAGACTCTCCACACTAAAAGTCATTTACACCATCTGAAAAGTGTAAACTAACCCTCCAGATGACCTCTGCCATCTGTCCAATAACCTGTCTTAGCTTAATTACACACTGTGTCCAGTCCATGTCCACAACAAGCTTGTAGGAAACATAATCTGTAACATGCGCGACAGCAGAAGGCATGGCAACATTCACCACTGGAGACATTGGAAGGATGTTTGTCATTACTGAAAGATGAGTGTTTCAGATCATTTTAAAGCTTATACTTGGCACCAAGTGGGTGCTCTGATACTGAAACTTCACTGAAAACTTCTTTTACATAACAGCAATTCCTGACCATCAGCAACAATATACAGCCAATTGAATGACAGCCCACAAAAAGGCTACTACTGCGAAATTACCAATGCTTAGCTACGGCCAGACTGCcaatgtcaacaacaacaatgctgtttgcatgtgtgtgtgtgtgtgtgtttgttagaaaCGGCACTAGAAATTAAACAAAATGGATGAAAAGTGATGTTTTAATGTAgaatataaatattttttttcacacactctGGCGACGCCGATGGGGATCCCGAACTCTAGGTTGATAACCCCTGATTTCTATGATAGTAGGGTAACTGGAAGACTTGTACACACACTGGAGTCTCTATGAAGTTTATCAGCTGCAGACTTCTGTCCTCATACCTTATAGCTGACTCCTCGGGGGAAGAGATTCATAAACTCCGGCGACTCGTAGCCCTGGACGTGTCTGTGCTGGACCGGGTCTCCACCCAGGAAGTTGTCCAGCTGCGTAGCCAACATGGCGCAGG belongs to Sardina pilchardus chromosome 16, fSarPil1.1, whole genome shotgun sequence and includes:
- the capgb gene encoding capping protein (actin filament), gelsolin-like b; its protein translation is MLPFQAAPGQFGPEVREPGLKCWRVEKMKAVLLEASEFGAFFNGDSYLVLEHRGDQGADLHMWIGEKSSRDEQVACAMLATQLDNFLGGDPVQHRHVQGYESPEFMNLFPRGVSYKEGGVESGFRRAQSGSGPIQRLYQIKGKRNIRAKEVELSWDSFNKGDCFILDLGNTILSWVGSQANIFEKQKVREIATLIRDTERHGKAQITNVTEGEEPPEMLQVLGPVPELKESTPEEDSKADASNTASLYKVSDATGSMKLSKVSEKSPFAKDLLVRDDCFILDNGANGKIFVWKGMGANAEEKREALKMADDFIQQMNYQRMKTQVEILPQGRETVIFKQFFQNWN